A window from Agrobacterium tumefaciens encodes these proteins:
- a CDS encoding branched-chain amino acid ABC transporter permease yields the protein MSLTDTVPQARRRDLRIPLAAVLIVVALAAPFIGTRYVTHSLIIALIFMLPAHGLNLLVGYTGLLSLAQAAFFGIGAYTAGLLAVHYDTPFYVNLIASGLVTGAIALPLGIPALRLRSTSFVMCTLGFVIIGQAIAKNWISLTRGDMGLSGIPKPYFELGPLSFTISGTTNFYYLALAICVLGTLAAWAIVRSPAGRNMVAIRENETLAESLGVPTWRYKLIVFMLSAVFAGVGGCLYAHYLTVVSPLTFQMYYSTTMLIIVLGGGAGMISGTVFGSLLFVGLTEALRVAPEVRMIAYGFCLLVLVFWFKKGFAPLINRFWNAIGGSK from the coding sequence ATGTCTCTCACAGACACCGTTCCCCAGGCACGCCGCCGTGATCTGCGCATTCCGCTCGCCGCCGTCCTGATCGTGGTGGCATTGGCCGCACCTTTCATCGGCACGCGCTACGTCACGCACTCTCTCATTATCGCCCTCATCTTCATGCTGCCGGCGCACGGGCTCAACCTGCTCGTCGGTTATACCGGTCTGCTGTCTCTGGCGCAGGCGGCGTTCTTCGGCATCGGAGCCTATACGGCGGGCCTTCTGGCGGTGCACTACGATACGCCGTTCTACGTGAACCTCATTGCCTCCGGCCTCGTTACCGGTGCGATCGCCCTGCCGCTCGGCATTCCGGCGCTGCGTCTTCGTTCAACGTCTTTCGTCATGTGTACGCTCGGTTTCGTCATCATCGGCCAGGCGATCGCCAAGAACTGGATTTCGCTGACCCGTGGCGATATGGGCCTGTCCGGCATCCCGAAACCCTATTTCGAACTTGGTCCGCTTTCCTTCACCATTAGCGGAACCACCAATTTCTATTATCTGGCGCTCGCCATCTGTGTTCTGGGAACGCTCGCCGCATGGGCAATCGTTCGGTCGCCCGCGGGTCGCAACATGGTCGCCATCCGTGAGAACGAGACGCTGGCGGAATCTCTCGGTGTGCCGACATGGCGCTACAAGCTGATCGTCTTCATGCTGAGCGCCGTCTTCGCAGGGGTAGGGGGCTGCCTTTATGCCCATTACCTCACAGTTGTCAGCCCGCTGACCTTCCAGATGTATTATTCAACGACGATGCTGATCATCGTGCTCGGCGGCGGCGCGGGCATGATTTCGGGAACCGTGTTCGGCAGCCTGCTCTTCGTCGGGTTGACCGAGGCGCTACGCGTCGCGCCGGAGGTGCGGATGATCGCTTACGGCTTCTGCCTTCTCGTCCTCGTCTTCTGGTTCAAAAAGGGTTTCGCTCCCTTGATCAATCGCTTCTGGAACGCGATCGGAGGTTCGAAATGA
- a CDS encoding ABC transporter ATP-binding protein, with amino-acid sequence MAADSNLSIKGLRAGYGNLDILNGVDLDVPAGQFVALMGPNGAGKSTLLKTLYGMTTIKEGGIDWRGKNIAGLSSRAILGEGISFVPQGRCNFPVMTVDENLQMAAYTIRDAKVKADRDYVYDLFPILKTRRSTLAGNMSGGEQQLLEVAMAVLQRPKVLLVDEPSVGLSPAAIGIVFDELLRLHANGMTILLVEQNTKKAMEVAQRAVILRLGKVIWDGTPAEITHDELGELFLTGKMRGELEAAH; translated from the coding sequence TTGGCGGCTGACAGCAATCTTTCCATCAAGGGCCTGCGCGCGGGATACGGCAATCTCGATATTCTGAACGGTGTCGATCTCGATGTGCCCGCCGGGCAATTCGTGGCCCTCATGGGGCCGAACGGCGCGGGCAAATCCACCCTGCTCAAGACGCTCTACGGCATGACGACCATCAAGGAAGGCGGCATCGACTGGCGCGGCAAGAACATCGCCGGATTGTCATCGCGCGCCATTCTGGGCGAGGGGATATCCTTCGTGCCGCAGGGCCGCTGCAATTTCCCGGTCATGACGGTGGATGAAAACCTGCAAATGGCCGCCTATACCATCCGTGACGCCAAGGTGAAGGCGGACCGGGACTATGTCTACGACCTTTTCCCGATCCTGAAGACGCGGCGCTCGACGCTCGCGGGCAATATGTCGGGTGGCGAGCAGCAGCTGCTGGAAGTGGCGATGGCGGTTCTGCAGCGGCCGAAAGTGCTTCTGGTGGACGAGCCCTCCGTTGGCCTGTCGCCGGCAGCAATCGGCATCGTGTTCGATGAACTCCTGCGCCTGCATGCAAACGGCATGACCATCCTGCTGGTCGAGCAGAACACCAAAAAGGCGATGGAGGTGGCGCAGCGCGCGGTCATCCTCCGCCTCGGCAAGGTGATCTGGGATGGGACGCCGGCGGAGATCACCCATGACGAACTTGGCGAACTGTTCCTGACCGGAAAGATGCGCGGCGAACTCGAAGCCGCGCACTGA
- a CDS encoding amino acid ABC transporter ATP-binding protein, with protein sequence MSSIVEMKNLNKFYGAHHVLKGIDLTVARGEVVVVIGASGSGKSTLIRCVNGLEMYQDGSLVVDGFQMPVEEDRRLGGEKELAAIRKGVGMVFQQFNLFPHKTVTENITIAPMRVRGKSKDEAEATAMKLLDRVGLKAHAHKYPGQLSGGQQQRVAIARSLAMEPHLMLFDEPTSALDPEMIGEVLDVMRELAADGMTMMIVTHEMGFAREVADRIVYIDQGTILEVGKPDAFFDDPQNERARSFLARVLKH encoded by the coding sequence ATGAGCTCAATCGTTGAAATGAAAAACCTCAACAAGTTCTACGGGGCGCACCATGTCCTGAAAGGCATCGATCTCACCGTCGCCCGCGGCGAGGTCGTCGTCGTGATCGGGGCGAGCGGCTCCGGCAAATCCACGTTGATCCGCTGCGTCAACGGGCTGGAAATGTATCAGGACGGCAGTCTCGTGGTCGACGGGTTTCAAATGCCCGTCGAGGAGGACCGGCGTCTCGGCGGAGAGAAGGAACTTGCCGCGATCCGTAAAGGTGTCGGCATGGTGTTCCAGCAGTTTAACCTGTTCCCGCACAAGACAGTCACCGAGAACATCACGATCGCCCCGATGCGCGTTCGCGGAAAATCAAAGGATGAGGCCGAGGCGACGGCGATGAAATTGCTGGATCGTGTCGGCCTCAAGGCGCACGCGCATAAATATCCCGGCCAGCTCTCCGGTGGCCAGCAGCAGCGCGTGGCGATTGCCCGATCTCTGGCGATGGAACCTCACCTGATGCTGTTTGACGAGCCCACCTCCGCCCTCGATCCGGAAATGATCGGCGAGGTTCTGGATGTCATGCGTGAGCTTGCTGCCGACGGGATGACGATGATGATCGTGACACATGAAATGGGTTTCGCCCGCGAGGTGGCGGACCGGATCGTCTACATTGACCAGGGCACTATTCTGGAAGTCGGAAAGCCGGACGCGTTCTTCGACGATCCACAGAACGAGCGGGCCCGCTCCTTCCTCGCGCGTGTCCTTAAGCACTAG
- a CDS encoding ABC transporter ATP-binding protein — protein sequence MTAHLPILEIKNLSKSYGAVKAVNDVSMHINRGEIAGLIGPNGSGKSTFFDCSTGLARPDTGKVILDGQDITGWSLNRIAREGRMLRSFQKTVTFKALDVEENLVIAGQMFTFPSLLSTFGLGGMSRRRVAGLRERARELIKMAGLWDVRHQPAGNLSGGQQKLIQFASMLMPEPKLILLDEPMAGINPKIIERVVETIQYANKSLGVSFLVIEHNIDVVTSICQRVVVLDQGTKLVEGLPHDIIKDQRVREAYLGG from the coding sequence ATGACGGCACACCTTCCCATCCTGGAGATCAAGAACCTCAGCAAGTCCTATGGCGCGGTGAAAGCGGTCAACGATGTCAGCATGCATATCAATCGTGGTGAGATCGCCGGGCTGATCGGCCCGAACGGCTCCGGCAAGTCCACCTTCTTCGATTGCAGCACCGGGCTTGCCCGGCCGGATACCGGCAAGGTAATCCTCGACGGGCAGGACATCACCGGCTGGTCGCTCAACCGCATTGCCCGCGAAGGCCGCATGCTGCGGTCGTTCCAGAAAACGGTCACCTTCAAGGCACTCGATGTTGAGGAGAACCTTGTCATCGCGGGCCAGATGTTCACCTTTCCCTCGCTGTTGTCGACATTCGGTCTCGGCGGCATGTCGCGCCGCCGGGTGGCAGGGCTGAGGGAGCGGGCGCGCGAGTTGATCAAGATGGCGGGGCTGTGGGACGTTCGCCATCAGCCCGCCGGCAACCTTTCCGGTGGCCAGCAGAAACTCATTCAGTTCGCTTCCATGCTGATGCCGGAACCGAAGCTCATTCTGCTCGATGAGCCGATGGCGGGCATCAATCCGAAGATCATCGAGCGGGTGGTGGAGACGATCCAATATGCGAACAAATCGCTCGGCGTGAGTTTCCTCGTCATCGAACATAATATCGATGTCGTCACCAGCATCTGCCAGCGTGTCGTCGTTCTCGATCAGGGAACGAAACTGGTCGAGGGACTGCCGCATGACATCATCAAGGACCAGCGTGTGAGGGAGGCCTATCTTGGCGGCTGA
- a CDS encoding IS110 family transposase, with protein MIHPVYIGCDVSKAHLDLFDTITQKHIRIPNTAVAIDEWLSTLEGREARVILEATGRYDRLLCTALERWQRPYCRVNPAKARNFARATGQLAKTDSIDARLLARMGEALSPAVTPVSDPARQRLESLHTRRDQLVAMRQQERVRLHTADPSERDSIERHLGWLNREIAVVEKECQSHVRENAMLSEQSERLRSIPGIGQVTAFTLMAHMPELGDSSPGSMAALAGLAPFNADSGIHRGQRHIRGGRKRVRDALYMAALVAYRLKSSFACLIQTMQARGKPFKIMIIAIARKLLVIANAILRDKTTFKTA; from the coding sequence ATGATACACCCTGTTTACATCGGATGCGATGTCTCAAAGGCACATCTCGATCTTTTCGATACCATAACCCAAAAGCACATCCGCATACCCAACACCGCCGTTGCCATCGACGAATGGCTCTCCACCCTTGAGGGACGTGAGGCGCGCGTCATTCTGGAAGCAACCGGACGCTACGACCGGCTCCTGTGCACGGCATTGGAAAGGTGGCAACGACCCTATTGCCGGGTCAATCCAGCCAAGGCCCGCAATTTTGCAAGAGCCACCGGCCAGCTTGCCAAAACCGATAGCATCGATGCACGACTGCTGGCGCGTATGGGCGAGGCGCTTTCGCCAGCCGTGACGCCGGTATCCGATCCGGCCAGACAGCGGCTGGAAAGCCTGCATACGCGCCGTGACCAGCTCGTGGCCATGCGCCAGCAGGAACGTGTACGTCTTCATACCGCAGATCCATCGGAGCGCGACAGCATCGAGCGCCACCTCGGCTGGCTCAATAGGGAGATTGCAGTGGTCGAAAAAGAGTGCCAGTCCCATGTCCGCGAGAATGCGATGCTGAGTGAACAAAGCGAAAGACTTCGCTCCATTCCCGGCATCGGCCAGGTCACGGCATTTACTCTGATGGCTCACATGCCGGAACTGGGTGACAGCTCTCCTGGTAGCATGGCAGCTCTTGCAGGACTTGCTCCCTTCAATGCCGATAGCGGCATCCATCGCGGCCAGCGTCATATCCGCGGTGGACGAAAACGTGTGCGTGACGCCCTCTACATGGCCGCACTGGTGGCCTATCGATTAAAGTCGTCCTTCGCATGCCTCATTCAAACCATGCAGGCCAGAGGCAAACCATTCAAGATCATGATCATCGCCATCGCCCGCAAATTGCTCGTCATCGCAAACGCAATTCTTAGGGATAAAACCACCTTCAAAACAGCCTGA
- a CDS encoding aspartate transaminase: MSTFVPASRVSRIKVSPSTAAAARARELKAAGRDIADLTVGEPDFDTPEAVKAAAHAAIDRGETKYTSVNGTPALRKAIIDDFQKRVGITYGDNEICVGGGAKQILFLALMASVENGAEVIIPAPYWVSYPDMVIANDGTPIIVACPEETGFKLTAEALEAAITPKTMWLILNAPSNPTGAAYSEAELKALGAVLLRHPHVMVLSDDIYDQVWFKNDPMKTLVAVVPELKDRVLLTNGVSKSYAMTGWRIGYGAGPAALIAAINKLQSQMSSCPSSVSQAAAAHALAGDQTFVTESVGVYKKRRDYACARLNAIPGLSCMVPDGAFYLYPSCAGVIGKKTVDGKLIENDLDFVLYLLDSVGVAALQGAAYGLSPYFRISFATSMEVLEDACNRIERAVEALR; encoded by the coding sequence ATGAGCACCTTCGTGCCAGCATCACGTGTGTCGAGAATAAAGGTATCGCCTAGCACGGCCGCAGCGGCCCGCGCCCGCGAACTGAAGGCGGCCGGGCGGGATATCGCCGACCTGACGGTGGGCGAGCCGGATTTCGATACGCCGGAAGCCGTCAAGGCCGCAGCCCATGCCGCCATCGACCGGGGTGAGACCAAATATACTTCGGTCAACGGCACGCCGGCGCTTCGCAAGGCGATCATCGACGACTTTCAAAAGCGTGTCGGCATCACCTATGGCGATAATGAAATCTGCGTCGGTGGTGGCGCCAAGCAGATCCTGTTTCTGGCGCTGATGGCAAGCGTGGAGAATGGTGCGGAAGTCATCATCCCGGCTCCCTACTGGGTGTCTTATCCCGATATGGTCATCGCCAATGACGGCACACCCATCATCGTCGCATGCCCGGAGGAAACGGGGTTCAAACTGACTGCCGAGGCGCTTGAAGCTGCGATTACCCCAAAGACGATGTGGCTGATCCTCAACGCGCCTTCAAATCCGACGGGTGCGGCCTACAGCGAGGCGGAACTGAAGGCGCTTGGCGCGGTGCTGCTCCGCCATCCCCACGTCATGGTGCTATCAGACGATATCTACGATCAGGTCTGGTTCAAGAATGACCCGATGAAGACCCTCGTTGCCGTCGTTCCGGAGTTGAAGGATCGGGTGCTGCTGACCAACGGCGTTTCCAAGTCCTATGCCATGACGGGATGGCGGATCGGATATGGGGCAGGGCCGGCCGCACTCATTGCCGCCATCAACAAATTGCAGTCGCAGATGTCATCCTGCCCTTCCTCCGTCAGCCAGGCCGCTGCCGCCCACGCGCTTGCCGGCGACCAGACATTCGTGACGGAAAGTGTTGGGGTCTACAAAAAGCGGCGCGACTACGCCTGTGCGCGTCTCAACGCGATACCTGGCCTCTCCTGCATGGTCCCGGACGGGGCCTTCTACCTCTATCCGAGCTGCGCCGGCGTGATCGGCAAGAAGACGGTGGATGGCAAGCTGATCGAAAACGATCTCGACTTTGTCCTCTATCTGCTCGACAGCGTCGGCGTTGCCGCCCTTCAGGGTGCGGCCTATGGGCTTTCGCCCTATTTCCGCATTTCCTTCGCCACGTCAATGGAGGTGCTGGAGGATGCCTGCAACCGTATCGAGCGTGCGGTGGAAGCGCTAAGATAG
- a CDS encoding ABC transporter substrate-binding protein → MKNGITRRLLLVSAAVAPILSLSPALSVSAYAADTIRLGLVAPMSGPNARYGAFSMHGAELAVKDINAAGGINGQQIELFNADSQGTPVEGVSATRRLIDQDEVDFVIGDVSSSVTLAMQPVAEDAEVLLLNAASSNPKITYQAGVGGFKWTFRNYPTDENRALVVAKYAAEQRGFTKFAVLSVDSDYGRSAITFTKKYLPDFKGEILSEDYYKEGEVDFRSVLAKIRDNGAQAIIMYGLADTTPIVARQMLELGLAGKIVLIGNGEFNTEKTITSAPKAMEGAVEAAAWLPQFDSPASKAFVEKFTATYKEAPNNHAYVHWDTVNLLAQAIKEAGSADRNAVREALSKIKYKSPVGEVTFDDHNQARLPMILLQIENGKPSIKGAYTAEIQYPAN, encoded by the coding sequence ATGAAAAACGGAATTACTCGCAGACTTCTACTGGTTTCCGCAGCGGTCGCTCCGATCCTGAGCCTGTCGCCGGCGCTCTCGGTCTCCGCTTATGCGGCCGACACGATCCGGCTTGGCCTTGTCGCCCCGATGAGCGGCCCCAATGCGCGCTACGGCGCTTTTTCCATGCATGGCGCTGAACTCGCGGTAAAGGACATCAATGCGGCCGGCGGCATCAACGGTCAGCAGATCGAACTTTTCAATGCCGACAGCCAGGGCACGCCGGTTGAAGGTGTTTCGGCCACCCGCCGCCTGATCGATCAGGACGAGGTGGATTTCGTTATCGGCGATGTTTCCAGCTCCGTGACGCTTGCCATGCAGCCTGTCGCTGAAGATGCGGAGGTTCTGCTTCTGAACGCCGCTTCCTCCAACCCGAAGATCACCTATCAGGCGGGCGTCGGCGGTTTCAAATGGACCTTCCGCAATTATCCGACGGATGAGAACCGGGCGCTCGTGGTGGCGAAATACGCTGCCGAACAGCGTGGTTTCACCAAATTCGCCGTCCTGTCGGTCGATAGCGATTATGGCCGTTCCGCCATCACCTTCACGAAAAAATACCTGCCCGACTTCAAGGGCGAGATCCTCAGTGAAGATTATTACAAGGAAGGCGAGGTCGACTTCCGCAGCGTGTTGGCCAAGATCCGCGATAACGGCGCGCAGGCGATCATCATGTACGGCCTGGCTGACACCACGCCCATCGTTGCCCGCCAGATGCTGGAACTCGGACTTGCCGGCAAGATCGTACTGATCGGCAATGGTGAATTCAACACCGAAAAGACCATCACATCCGCGCCGAAGGCGATGGAAGGGGCGGTCGAAGCCGCCGCCTGGCTGCCGCAATTCGATAGTCCGGCCAGCAAGGCCTTCGTCGAGAAATTCACCGCCACTTACAAGGAAGCGCCGAACAACCACGCCTATGTGCATTGGGATACCGTCAACCTGCTCGCCCAGGCGATCAAGGAGGCCGGAAGCGCTGATCGCAATGCCGTCCGCGAAGCTCTCTCGAAGATCAAGTATAAGAGCCCGGTCGGTGAAGTGACCTTCGACGATCATAATCAGGCTCGTCTTCCGATGATTCTTCTCCAGATCGAGAACGGCAAGCCCAGCATCAAGGGCGCTTATACGGCGGAAATCCAGTATCCTGCGAACTGA
- the nac gene encoding nitrogen assimilation transcriptional regulator NAC, giving the protein MSVDFKKLKSFVKIVDTGSVSRAAGILRVAQPALSQQIASLEQHFKHQLLLRSNVGITPTEAGLILYRHAQIMLKQIEQAQTDIDRSALSVSGRVSIGLATYSSSSALSLPLIKEMRARFPAITVHINDSFGHILSELIMTGKMDMALIYTSDPIKGVTLEPLFREEMFLVSPADMELPAEPGQPLPLSALDGHAMLLPSKTHFLRRLIDEGLARARARPEVISELESVPALGAAVLDGLGSTILPASVVLETPSFSGAQLHPLTTPVIDATVSLCVSDHMPLSEPALAARSVLLEIVSKLKSGHHPGIRNV; this is encoded by the coding sequence ATGAGCGTCGATTTCAAAAAACTCAAAAGCTTCGTCAAGATCGTCGATACCGGCAGCGTATCGCGTGCCGCCGGCATTCTTCGTGTGGCGCAGCCGGCGCTGTCGCAGCAGATAGCCTCGCTGGAACAGCACTTCAAACATCAGCTTCTGTTGCGCAGCAATGTCGGCATCACACCGACCGAAGCCGGACTTATCCTCTATCGTCACGCGCAGATCATGCTGAAGCAGATCGAGCAGGCGCAGACCGACATTGACCGCTCGGCACTTTCGGTCTCCGGTCGGGTTTCCATCGGACTTGCGACCTATTCCTCCTCCAGCGCGCTTTCTCTGCCTCTTATCAAGGAAATGAGGGCGCGATTTCCCGCCATCACGGTCCATATCAATGACAGTTTCGGCCATATCCTCAGCGAGCTGATCATGACCGGCAAGATGGACATGGCGCTCATCTACACCTCCGATCCGATCAAGGGTGTGACTCTGGAGCCCCTGTTCCGGGAGGAAATGTTCCTTGTCTCGCCAGCGGACATGGAGCTGCCGGCCGAACCCGGTCAGCCGCTTCCGCTCTCGGCACTCGACGGCCACGCCATGTTGTTGCCAAGCAAGACGCATTTTCTTCGCCGGCTCATAGATGAAGGGCTCGCACGGGCGAGGGCACGGCCAGAGGTCATTTCAGAGCTGGAATCAGTACCGGCCCTCGGGGCTGCAGTATTGGACGGTCTCGGCTCGACCATCCTTCCGGCCTCGGTGGTTCTGGAAACCCCGAGCTTCAGCGGCGCGCAGCTGCACCCACTCACAACCCCCGTCATCGACGCCACGGTTTCGCTTTGCGTGTCCGACCATATGCCGCTCTCCGAGCCGGCATTGGCGGCGCGTTCCGTACTTCTGGAAATCGTCAGCAAGCTCAAAAGCGGGCATCATCCGGGCATTCGTAACGTCTGA
- a CDS encoding branched-chain amino acid ABC transporter permease, protein MFSTILEQVVNGIVTGSVYAIVAVGMTMIFGVLRAINFAHGEYYMLGTFGAWFAIDYLGLSYEASIVVGVLSTVVVAYVVGQLVMRRMVGAPAESGVLATLGIALILQNTVIFVFGGGYKFFAGGYIEPISIFGFTLAQQRIIILAVCLIVFVGLELMVTYSRLGMAMRAVSQNVECCGVVGIDVSQVVLRTFILGAVLAALSGVLTAPVNVSVYGGMGELITFKTLPIIIMGGLGNVRGTFFAAMILGIAESLVATYVGLQFRDTVGFATLILMLMWRPHGLFSTQARF, encoded by the coding sequence ATGTTCTCGACAATTCTCGAGCAAGTCGTAAACGGGATCGTCACCGGTTCCGTCTACGCGATCGTCGCCGTCGGCATGACCATGATTTTCGGGGTGCTGAGAGCCATCAACTTCGCTCATGGCGAATATTACATGCTCGGAACCTTCGGGGCGTGGTTCGCCATCGATTATCTCGGCCTTTCCTATGAAGCCTCGATCGTCGTCGGCGTTCTTTCCACCGTGGTGGTGGCCTATGTGGTCGGTCAGCTCGTGATGCGCAGAATGGTGGGGGCGCCGGCGGAGTCCGGCGTTCTCGCCACCCTCGGCATCGCGCTGATCCTGCAGAATACGGTGATTTTTGTCTTCGGCGGCGGCTACAAGTTCTTCGCCGGCGGTTATATTGAGCCGATTTCCATCTTCGGTTTCACGCTGGCCCAGCAGCGCATCATCATTCTTGCCGTGTGTCTCATCGTCTTCGTCGGCCTTGAACTGATGGTGACCTATAGCCGTCTCGGCATGGCGATGCGGGCCGTCTCGCAGAATGTGGAATGCTGCGGCGTCGTCGGCATCGATGTGTCGCAGGTGGTGTTGCGCACCTTCATCCTCGGAGCCGTGCTCGCGGCACTTTCCGGCGTTCTCACGGCCCCGGTCAATGTCAGCGTCTATGGCGGCATGGGGGAACTCATCACTTTCAAGACTCTGCCGATCATCATCATGGGCGGTCTTGGAAATGTGCGGGGAACCTTCTTCGCGGCCATGATCCTCGGCATCGCCGAAAGCCTCGTCGCCACCTATGTCGGTCTGCAATTCCGCGACACTGTTGGCTTCGCAACGCTGATCCTGATGCTGATGTGGCGTCCGCACGGCCTGTTTTCGACGCAGGCGCGCTTTTAG